Below is a window of Bacteroidota bacterium DNA.
TTATTGAATCCATCTTTTAGAGATACCCATCTGCTGGATACGTTATTGGCCGGATCTTTTAATCGCATTGCGGCATCTAACCTAAAAATGAAAAAATTAAAATCGAATCTAAGCCCAAAACCTGCATCTAAAGCAATCTCGCTGGCAAAGTTTTTTAATTTAAAGTTACCCCCAGGGAAAAAATCATTTTCTTTTAAAAGCCAGACATTGCCTGCATCTAAATAAAATGCACCTTTAACAAAACTGTAAATGGGGAAACGATATTCAATATTTGCCTCCATTTGGATGTCGCCAATACGATCAATTTGATCGGTAGTTTCATCTGTTGCAGAGGAACCGGGCCCAAGAGATCTGATTTTCCATCCTCGCATACCATTTGCACCTCCGGCATAAAACCCTTTCTCGAAGGGCAGGTCATCCGAATTCCCATAAGGAACTCCAATCCCGATCATGCTTCGCCAAACTATTTTCTGTTCCTTTGAAATAACGGTATAGTATCTAAAGTCAAAATCAGCCCTAACATACTGCGCATAACGAATATTGAATAATGTATTGTATCCTTCATTGTTCTCGGAAATTCCGGCTAACATACTAAATCCTTTAAGCAAAAAGCCGGATGTCTCAAAATTTCCACGGAAGTAAATAAAGTTTTTAAGTTTATTTATATCCTGATCGTTGAAAATGAAATTATATTTTAATGCTGTAATAAGGTGGTCGGTATATTGGTTTTTTAACCGCACGTTTGTTTGTTCTTCAAGCAATACCTTAAATTCAGGAGTTGGATATACCTTAACGGAGTTAACTTCAATCGGGGAAAAGAAATGATGGATTTTTTCATTTTGCGACCAGTTATAGCCAAATGAAATATTGGTGATATACCTTCGGTATTTAGGACGTTGCTGATAATTAATACCTGTGCTTACAGTGGTTTTGGGGTTAAAATCTTTTGGAAAACTTTCCAGGCTTATCGGAATTAAAAACTTTGGAATACTCAGGCTCATTTCGACACCCGTTTCAAGCGTATTGAAAAATAAAAATTTGTCATTGGTAATTGTACTTGTTGAATTCTGCTTTTGAATCTCAAGTGCACCTTTTAGTCGGATTTGAAATAGTTCAGATCCTCTGAAAATGTTTTTATTGGCATAAACCAGATTGCCTCCCAATCCCAAATCTCCTCCTGAGTTAGTGCCTTCTGCCTCGAGAGTATATGATTGAACCTTACTGCGGGCTAAATTTATCCTGCAATCCAAGAGGTTTTTTCCGAGATAATTTATTGAATCCGGTACCAGCGTGAATTGGATGTTTGAATATTTATAGATACGTAGATCCGCTAAACGACGGTAGGTTTTTTTCACTGCATCCAGATTAAATAAATCGCCTGAGTTAAGCAATAATGATTGAGTTATAATTTTTGGTTTAATTTTTAGTTCATTCTGATGCAGGAAATAGTATGTGTTTTGAGCTGTGTAATTAGTATCAGTTTGAATGTTTATTTCCAAGGTATCAAATATTTGATTCGTGGGGTTTAGTAAATCATAATTTGAATTCACATAAATTTTATTCAAATGAAATTGTTCATGAGGAGTCTCAACAATTGAATCAGGGTTTATAAGTGAACGTGCTTTCTGATCTTTGATTACTAAAGT
It encodes the following:
- a CDS encoding BamA/TamA family outer membrane protein yields the protein MKHIHQPLVNKTKVTIHGEKSNIDKDEISNLILQQPNKKFLGLWKFKLWAYQKPENGKNRSFKYWMREKFGEAPVYHDAQSTQTSLQQMKVYLDKTGHFNSKVWDEQKLKNNKLNITYHLEPADPYHIRKYSHRLSDSLMADNIRRLYRTSLIKEGDIYNAFIIDNERDRIADSLKNVGYFNFNKEYIYFEIDSSLNNHELDITLVIKDQKARSLINPDSIVETPHEQFHLNKIYVNSNYDLLNPTNQIFDTLEINIQTDTNYTAQNTYYFLHQNELKIKPKIITQSLLLNSGDLFNLDAVKKTYRRLADLRIYKYSNIQFTLVPDSINYLGKNLLDCRINLARSKVQSYTLEAEGTNSGGDLGLGGNLVYANKNIFRGSELFQIRLKGALEIQKQNSTSTITNDKFLFFNTLETGVEMSLSIPKFLIPISLESFPKDFNPKTTVSTGINYQQRPKYRRYITNISFGYNWSQNEKIHHFFSPIEVNSVKVYPTPEFKVLLEEQTNVRLKNQYTDHLITALKYNFIFNDQDINKLKNFIYFRGNFETSGFLLKGFSMLAGISENNEGYNTLFNIRYAQYVRADFDFRYYTVISKEQKIVWRSMIGIGVPYGNSDDLPFEKGFYAGGANGMRGWKIRSLGPGSSATDETTDQIDRIGDIQMEANIEYRFPIYSFVKGAFYLDAGNVWLLKENDFFPGGNFKLKNFASEIALDAGFGLRFDFNFFIFRLDAAMRLKDPANNVSSRWVSLKDGFNKLALNFGIGYPF